Part of the Pirellulales bacterium genome, GGCGCCGCGTTCACCATCGTACCCAGACGGACGCCCGCTTGTCGCAACTGACCATCAGTATTCCGGCCTACAACGACGCGGAAACGATCCGCGCGGTGGCCTTGGAGTCGCTGGCCGCCGCTGGCCAGTGCGCGACGGATATTGAGGTGCTGGTGATCAACGATGGCAGTCGCGACGGCACGCAACAGGCGATTGAAGCGATCTGCCGCGACTATCCGCGGGTGCGCGCGATCGAGCATCCGCGCAACCTGGGGTTTGGCCCCACGATACGCGAGGCGTATCTGGCGGCCAGCAGCGAGTGGGTGGTGTTCTTGCCGGGGGATGGCCAAATTCCGCCGGCGGAAGTGGCAGTGCTATGGCGCGAGCGCGACGACTGCGACCTGGTGCTGGCCTGGCGCCGCGAGCGGAACGATCCGGTCAATCGGCGCTTCACCTCGTGGTGCTACAACCGCATGGTTTCGAGCGTCGCCGGGCGGCGGATTCGGGACGTCAACGGCACCGCGCTGGTGCGGCGGGCGCTGCTGAATCAGTTTTCGCTGGAGAGCGACAGCGCGTTCATTCATGCCGAGTTGGCGCTGAAGTGCATTCGCCACGGGGCGCGGTGGCGCGAAGTCGCCATCGCGCATCGACCGCGGATGTTTGGCGAGGGTTCGGGCAATCGCTTGGGCGTGGTCGCCAAGACCTTCCGGGACTTGGTAAAATACGCCGTCACGGGGCGAGTAGCGGCAGCGCGCGGACACGCCATCGAATGAAATATGACCTGCAAGAATGCGTCAAGCACACCGACCAGCGCGGTTACCTGGTGGAGTTTTTGCGCCGCGACGAGCTAGTCGACCTGCATGTGCCGTTCGGCCAGATTTATTTCGTCACCTTCGAGCGTCCCGGACAAGTGCGCGGCAATCACTTTCACAAGCGCGGCAGCGAGTGGTTTGGCGTGGCCGAGGGGACGCTGGAGGTGGTGCTTGAAGATGTGCGGACCAAGGAGCGGGCCGAGTTCATCTTGCGCAGCGACGACAAACTGTTCCACCGGCTGACCATTGGCCCTTATATCGCGCACGCGTTCCGCAACATGACGCCGACCGCGATCTTGATCGACTACACCAGCGAGCAATTCGATCGCCAAGATCCCGATCGCAACCCGTATATTTTGCTGGAACCGTTGGACGCTCACGCGCCTGCCCCGGAGGGTAAATAACATGCCGCGATTTCTGGCACGGCACGGATGGTATTGGCTGATCGCGGCGGCGCTGGTATCGCTGCCGAGCGCGGCCTGGGCGCAGATTCGCAGCGACGTGCCGAAGCTAATCAAAGTCACCGATCGCGTTTATTGCGCCACAGGCTATGCGCTGGCCAACGTGATTTATGTCATCACCGACGAGAGCCTGGTGGTGATCGACACGCCCGAAAGCCCGGCGGCCGCGGCGGCCACGCTGGAGGCGATGCGCAAGTTTACGGACAAGCCGATACGGCGCCTGATCTACACGCACTTTCATGGCGACCATTGCAACGGCGCGCGGAGCTTTGCCGCGGACAAGCCCGAGATCATCGCGCAAGCATTGCATGTGGAGGAGATGGGCAAGTACCGCGCGCTGGCCATGTACAACGGTCGGCTGAACGGCTTGCAGTTTGGTTTTAGCTTGCCCCCCAAAGAGCGCGGCATTTCGCTGGCGTTTGAGCCGGGCAAGCTGGTCATCGGCTACATGCCGCCGACCAAGACGTTTGACGACAAGCTGGAGTTTGAAGAGGGGGGCGTGCGGTTTGAATTGCGTCACGCGCCGGGAGAAACCAACGATCACCTGTATGTATGGCTGCCCGACGAGCGGATCGCCTGTTGTGGCGACCTGTACTACAACAGCTTTCCGATGTTGGCCAGCCCGATGAAGCACGAGCGGCCAGTGGCGACCTGGGCCGACTCGCTGCAGCGCATTCGGGAGCACAAGCCGGAGCATCTCGTGCCGTCGCACAGCGATCCGGTCAGCGGCGCGGCGGTCGTTGACGACGTGCTGGACCATTACATCGCGGCCATCCGCTTTGTCGACAGCGAGATGATCAAGTATTTGAATCAGGGGCTGTCGCTTGCCGAAATTCAGCGCAAGCTGAAACTGCCGCCAGAACTAGCGGCCAAGCCATATTTGCAGCCGCTCTATGGGCGCGTCGAATGGGGGGTGGCGGGGGCCTATCGCAACTACACCGGTTGGTACGACTTCAATCCCACGCATCTCAATCCGGCGTTGCCGCAAGAAGTTCACCAAGCGTTGTTCGAGGCGGCGGGAGGCGCCGAACCGCTTGTGGCTCGCGCCCAAAAGGCGGCCGACGATTCCAACTGGCAACTGGTGCTCGAGGTCACCGAAATTGTGCGCACGGTCGAGCCCAAGAACGGAGCGATGAATGAACTGCGCGCGCAGGCCTTCACCGAACTAGCCAACCGGGCCACCAGCAGCGTCGAAAAGAACATCTATCGCGCCGCGGCGCTGGAACACCGCAAGCAATTGAAACGCGCGGCGGCCAAGCCGTAGTGAAGCTACGGCTCCACCTCAAAAATCGCCTCGATCTCCACGCTGATGTCGCCCGGCAATGAGCCCATGCCCACCGCGCTGCGGGCGCCCACGCCGGCATCGGCGCCAAAGACCTCGGACATCAGGTTGCTGTAGCCGTTGATGACGGCGGGATGCTCCTTGAAGTCGGGCACGCAATTGACCATGCCGAGCGTCTTGACCAGCCGCTTTACGCGGTTGAGGTCTTTCAGATGGGCGCGGAGCGAGGCGAGGATCGCCAATCCGGTCTGCCGCGCGGCGGCCTGGCCAATTTCCACCTGTCCGGCCGCCGTCGTCAGTTTGCCGACCGTCATCGAACCGTCGGACTTAAGCGGGCCGTGCCCTGACACGTAGGCCATGTTGCCGACCACGATCACCGGTTTGTAGACGCCGGCCGGCTTGGGCGGGGGCGGAAATTCGAGCCCGAGTTCGGCGACGCGTTGTTCGGGATTCATGCGTGGTCCTTGCTGGCTGATGGTCTAAAAAGATCGGCGACCGCATCGCCGGGGCGGCTATTGCCAATCGGCGGCGTCACGGATTTTAAGGAGCGGCGACAGGAATTTGAACCCTCGAAAATCGTGGCGCGGCGCGAGTAGGAGTTTGACGGCCAATTTGTCGCTGGCGCGACCGGCGCGTCGTTGTTTGGCCATTACCGCTGAGATAAGCTGGGCCAGTGACACTATCCAGCAAACGCTTTGACTGAGACATGCAAGAAATCGTTTCACAATTACTCGATTCGATTGCCGCGGGCCGGCCGGTCGCCTATTGCCGACTGGTCGAAACCCGCGGCTCAACGCCGCAAAAGGCGGGCGCCGCGATGTTGGTTTTTCCCGACGGCGCCCAGGCGGGCACGCTCGGCGGCGGCTGCGTCGAAGCCGAGGTGAAACGCCAAGCTCTGGCCATCTTGGACAACGGCCGCGCCGAGATCGTCAAATTCCAGCTCGATAGCGATTATGGCTGGGACGATGGGTTGATCTGTGGCGGTCGCATGCTGGTGCTCATCCAACCGTTGCGCGCCGCCGCCGAAGCGGCATACCACGAACAGTTGTCGAAGGCGCTTTGCGAAAGCGAAGGTTGCCTGGAGGCGATTGCCTTCGATAGCGAGGCGAGCGGACTACCCGCGCCGGCCACGTTCTTGTTTAGCGCGGCGGGCAAGCTGTTAGCCTGCGAAGGGGCCAGCGCCGAAGCTGCGACGTGCGTGGCGGAG contains:
- a CDS encoding glycosyltransferase family 2 protein; its protein translation is MSQLTISIPAYNDAETIRAVALESLAAAGQCATDIEVLVINDGSRDGTQQAIEAICRDYPRVRAIEHPRNLGFGPTIREAYLAASSEWVVFLPGDGQIPPAEVAVLWRERDDCDLVLAWRRERNDPVNRRFTSWCYNRMVSSVAGRRIRDVNGTALVRRALLNQFSLESDSAFIHAELALKCIRHGARWREVAIAHRPRMFGEGSGNRLGVVAKTFRDLVKYAVTGRVAAARGHAIE
- a CDS encoding WxcM-like domain-containing protein — encoded protein: MKYDLQECVKHTDQRGYLVEFLRRDELVDLHVPFGQIYFVTFERPGQVRGNHFHKRGSEWFGVAEGTLEVVLEDVRTKERAEFILRSDDKLFHRLTIGPYIAHAFRNMTPTAILIDYTSEQFDRQDPDRNPYILLEPLDAHAPAPEGK
- a CDS encoding alkyl/aryl-sulfatase yields the protein MPRFLARHGWYWLIAAALVSLPSAAWAQIRSDVPKLIKVTDRVYCATGYALANVIYVITDESLVVIDTPESPAAAAATLEAMRKFTDKPIRRLIYTHFHGDHCNGARSFAADKPEIIAQALHVEEMGKYRALAMYNGRLNGLQFGFSLPPKERGISLAFEPGKLVIGYMPPTKTFDDKLEFEEGGVRFELRHAPGETNDHLYVWLPDERIACCGDLYYNSFPMLASPMKHERPVATWADSLQRIREHKPEHLVPSHSDPVSGAAVVDDVLDHYIAAIRFVDSEMIKYLNQGLSLAEIQRKLKLPPELAAKPYLQPLYGRVEWGVAGAYRNYTGWYDFNPTHLNPALPQEVHQALFEAAGGAEPLVARAQKAADDSNWQLVLEVTEIVRTVEPKNGAMNELRAQAFTELANRATSSVEKNIYRAAALEHRKQLKRAAAKP
- a CDS encoding RidA family protein; its protein translation is MNPEQRVAELGLEFPPPPKPAGVYKPVIVVGNMAYVSGHGPLKSDGSMTVGKLTTAAGQVEIGQAAARQTGLAILASLRAHLKDLNRVKRLVKTLGMVNCVPDFKEHPAVINGYSNLMSEVFGADAGVGARSAVGMGSLPGDISVEIEAIFEVEP